From Candidatus Pedobacter colombiensis, one genomic window encodes:
- a CDS encoding HAMP domain-containing sensor histidine kinase → MASEKKDGYRKNFSLILTFIVLMSVLFLLSLGLAYRFSTKYIENEFVSEKVNVLEQSIKPYNDFFQKKLPEVSFYNGYLDSATASRFVDTLLLEYPFVSKVVFYDSEVSNTAVSDGLNIGKFSFGPKNIYQFGSLVPIDSIRLFSKNNTRNFIVGDDFNALALKLVSYIESLDTTRIPTQDELFSNFSNVRSNKITYLNIPRFEDLKVYKEMLRKTLHPSPVYQQDMLSFQLDPYKIKIINTRPLLYQYVKIAPLTYDPVDTTAVYLSTEITLPGPFSDYKLFFISSKSFIDKEVFSYFFPIALAILFFYGILVLVAFLIYRNLNINQKMFKLQYDFVNNLTHEFKTPVSVIKIAGNNIKSSPALTERELKLYGKILDEEADKLNGLMNKLLAFTQIENKSIQLNQDQVRMVDFMESTVESHRLKHPDFDFTYEVSGFTTFVTDPVLLGSLFDNLAENAYKYSPPERKKLHISARLIKGKVVFRFTDQGIGIPASEINNIFKKFFRIQNQYNQNGSVGLGLAFCKELVNFMEGEITVRSKVNKGSEFKIVLPYND, encoded by the coding sequence AATGTACTTGAACAAAGTATTAAGCCTTATAATGATTTTTTTCAAAAAAAGCTTCCTGAAGTTTCTTTCTATAATGGGTACCTGGACTCAGCAACTGCTTCAAGATTTGTAGATACGCTTTTGCTGGAATATCCCTTTGTATCAAAAGTTGTTTTTTACGATTCAGAGGTGAGTAATACCGCGGTTAGTGATGGATTAAACATAGGTAAGTTCTCTTTTGGTCCTAAAAATATTTATCAGTTTGGAAGTCTGGTTCCGATCGACTCCATTCGGCTCTTTTCAAAAAATAATACTCGAAATTTTATTGTTGGTGATGATTTTAATGCACTGGCCTTAAAGCTGGTATCTTATATTGAAAGCCTGGATACTACGCGTATCCCAACTCAGGATGAGCTGTTTAGTAATTTTAGTAATGTTCGATCCAATAAAATCACTTATCTGAACATTCCACGGTTTGAAGATTTGAAGGTTTATAAGGAAATGTTGAGGAAGACCTTGCATCCTAGTCCTGTTTATCAACAGGATATGCTGTCTTTTCAGCTGGATCCTTATAAAATAAAAATTATCAACACCCGGCCGCTCTTGTATCAATATGTTAAGATAGCACCACTAACTTACGACCCTGTAGATACCACTGCTGTGTATTTGAGTACGGAAATTACTTTACCAGGCCCATTTTCTGATTATAAACTTTTCTTTATCTCTTCAAAATCATTTATAGATAAGGAAGTATTTAGTTATTTTTTCCCTATTGCATTAGCTATCCTCTTTTTTTACGGTATATTGGTATTAGTGGCCTTTTTAATTTACCGAAATCTAAACATTAACCAGAAAATGTTTAAGCTGCAGTATGATTTTGTGAATAACCTGACGCATGAGTTTAAAACGCCCGTCAGTGTGATAAAAATAGCAGGGAATAACATTAAAAGTTCTCCGGCACTTACGGAAAGGGAACTTAAACTATATGGTAAAATACTGGATGAAGAAGCCGATAAGTTAAATGGATTGATGAATAAACTACTTGCTTTTACGCAGATAGAAAATAAATCGATACAGTTGAACCAGGACCAGGTCCGTATGGTCGATTTTATGGAAAGTACAGTAGAATCGCACCGCTTAAAACATCCAGATTTCGACTTCACTTATGAAGTAAGCGGTTTTACAACTTTTGTGACCGACCCGGTGCTATTGGGGAGCTTGTTTGATAACCTTGCTGAGAATGCCTATAAGTACTCGCCGCCGGAACGTAAAAAATTGCACATCAGTGCCCGATTAATTAAAGGGAAAGTTGTGTTTAGGTTTACTGATCAGGGTATAGGTATACCGGCATCGGAAATTAATAATATATTTAAGAAGTTTTTCCGGATACAAAACCAGTACAACCAAAATGGGAGTGTGGGACTGGGGTTGGCTTTTTGTAAGGAACTGGTTAACTTTATGGAAGGTGAGATTACAGTGCGTAGCAAAGTAAATAAAGGATCAGAATTTAAAATTGTATTACCATATAATGATTAA